Below is a window of Mus caroli chromosome 2, CAROLI_EIJ_v1.1, whole genome shotgun sequence DNA.
AGCTACAGATCCCTGCCTCCCTGGTGATTTGTCATCCAGTCACATTTACTTTTACATGACCTCATATCCACATCCTCTACACAGTTTTCTCAGCCAGCCATTCTCTGTTTTCTATcagtgtgggagggagggtaCTTGTGTCTGTGAGGGGAATTTGGGATCCATCCTGGCTTGTCTTCTGCCTGTTCAACAATCATCTACGTAGTAAACTTGACGCTGCCCATTTAAAGTAATTTCCTCAGCTTGAAGATTTTATGGATATCCTAAATTTTCTTCTACACGAATTGAAAAGTTTGTTTGGGCCGCAGTTGGCTGTTGCTAGGGGTAACCGGTGAGTAGTCAGTCAAAGAATGTCAGGTGATCGATACCCGTCTCTCCTGGCTGCCCATTACTGTGAGTCCAGAGGGAGGGAAGCATCCAGGAAACTTCAATACTTAAGTTCTGGTTATCAAATTACTATAGTTTTGAAAATTGTCACAGGCCAATCAAAATGGTATAGCCCTGGCTCCTACTGCTCCAGGTGACTCTGATGCAGAGGTCCAGGAGGGGTCCTCATGTCCACCTACCCCAGATGTTTATTCCCTCCAGACTGCAAGCATGGTAGGGCCTCTGCCCAGGGCCCTCCTCTACCTCAACCCTCCCAGAGACAGCTCTTCCCTTGGTCCTGCCCACATCCTTCACCCCCAACCTCTACCCCACCAACTCACACACTGGATATCACCTCTTCATAAAAGTCCAAACCTACATCTATATCACAGTCTAGGAAGGGTCCTTGACAAAGAACACCTCCCCTTTGCCCCATGATTCCCTGATTTGTGTCCATCACCCTGAGCTGTACTGTAGTGTACAGGCTAAGTTGGTCAGGCTACGTGTAACAGGGTCTGCAAAGTACAGCTCCCATCTAAAAAGAGAAGTTGTGTTGCAAGTGAAAAGCTAGCAAAGAGCATGGAATCATGCACAGAAAAGCCGGAAGACTGGAAGGTTCATCTGTCTAGCAGCTTCATTGATGTccagggtttggtttggtttggtttggagcactggggatcaaactcatgctCCTTACATATTAGACATGTgttctaccactgggctacatcccGGCCCTCTTCACGTTTTTaatcttgaggcagggtctcactaaattgcccagtTTAgctttgaattcactctgtagctcaagcAGGACCTGAACTCAAAACTCTCCTACCTTGGCATCTTGAAGTCAGAAGAAAGCACAGCTCCCACCTCAAAGGGAACCAGAGGTTGTTTATTTTGGAAGCAAATATGAGTGGCTGGCTATACCTGGTACATATGGCTTCAGCTCGTCCCAAAAATCAGGTTGCAGTATGTGAATGTTTTCATGTggttttataaatacaaaacaaagtaataaatCCTGGCATCTTTCAAGTATATTAGTGGGCATAGCATGTAGGCGGGTTACAGCAAACTGGGGGACTACTTGCTCTGGGTTTCCAATGCTGTGTcatgaggtggggtgggtgggaattGGTGATCTGCAAATTTATTACATTCCCAAAGGTCTCCCATGGTAGGTAATAGCCACAGAATAGTACTACATCACACACAGGATGGCTATTATATGGTCTAAATATAGCCAAAGATAGCtgggagatgtggctcagttgggagagtgcctacctagcatgcatgtagccttgggttcaatccccagcaccgcaGAAGCCAGGCGGGGTGATGTGCCTGCAATCCCTGCAGTCAGgacacaaaggcaggaggatcggaagtTTAGCCTTACCCTTGGCTtcttagtgagttcaaagccagcctggcataGGTGATACCCTGtctgcagaaaataaaatagcccAAGCTAGTTTGGCCATGAATCTGTCACATTCCAACTCGACACAAACAGGAAACTTCTGCTCAGACCAGCCTACATCACTACCAGGTCCAGATGCTGATGTAATTTAGAAAGTAGCAATGAccacctcagcctccagaaaTCATACCCTGACCAATCAAGAGCCATCAACATTGGAGCCAAACACTCTCCTCCCATATCCAAAAAGGTTGAGACTCCCTAAAGGGCCAGGAGCAGTTGACATACTTtaataataaactatttttaaatgaaggcaTGCATATTGTGTCTTAGGCTTATTAAATTGCACGTTTAATGAACTATTAATGCAGGTTtcgtttttatgtgttcttggaaataaacaaaaattggtGTAATTCTCGTGACTGTGTTACTTGCTTCTCTATGGAGTTCCTGGGTGACACCTGCAATATTGTCAATGTGTGAGCACAATTCTCTgatttctcttcctccattctaGACGCTGGTTGGCGGTGGTGGGGGTCGGGGGAAGGACTGGGCCAGCGCTTCTCTTGTTTCCTTCTGTATTTCTTACACCCAGTGCAGACCTGACCCATACCAACCCACAACGGCAGCGGCAGAATGAATGCTGATCTCTCTTTACCAGGCAGGTCCGAACTACTCCTACACGAGCGCAGGTGAGCAGTCCGGACTGCAGGGGGCGCCAGTCTGCTTCCTCATCTCCCCGGTGGAACCCGGAGCCCCGACCTGCTGTCAGTCAGACGGTGCCAGCTGCTCAGTGGTCATTTTGCTGCACTGGAGATGAAGTAGGAGTTCCGATGCATAAAACCCGAGTGCTCTCTCTTCTCACATCTAGCGTCAAGTCCCTCAACCCCTGGCTCGCTAGGAGTAGAGCTGTAACTGTAGCAACCGGTGTCGGGTGGGGATGAGAGAAGACTGGAGAGAGAGGGTCAGAGCGAGATGGGATGAGGCAGGCTGATCAGAGTCTGCACTGATTGCTGGAGACCGCAAAGGAAAGTTCTTTCTATGTCTCCAagccccactccctctctctctctctctccctctctctctctctccctctctctctctctctctatagatagatagatagatagatagatagatagatagatagatagatatcaatctctccctctctggaGAAACTAAAGTCTAGACTGGACAGCATCCACAAGAGAAGCACCTAGAAGGAGAATTTTTCCCAGCAGCTTGCACAGGACCCTGCAGGAGCCGCAGCTGGGACTGGACCCGCTGTTAACCATgaactcttcctgctgcctgtcttCTGTTTATCCGATGCTGCCTAACCTCTCTGAGCACCCTGCAGCCCCTCCTGCCAGCAACCGGAGCGGCAGTGGGTTCTGCGAGCAGGTCTTCATCAAGCCGGAGGTCTTCCTGGCTCTGGGCATTGTCAGCCTGATGGAAAACATCCTGGTGATCCTGGCTGTGGTCAGGAACGGCAACCTGCActctcccatgtacttcttcctgtgCAGCCTGGCTGCAGCCGACATGCTGGTGAGCCTGTCCAACTCCCTGGAGACCATCATGATCGCCGTGATCAACAGTGACTCCCTGACCTTGGAGGACCAGTTTATCCAGCACATGGATAACATCTTCGACTCTATGATCTGCATCTCCCTGGTGGCCTCCATCTGCAACCTCCTGGCCATCGCCGTCGACAGGTACGTCACCATCTTCTATGCCCTTCGGTACCACAGCATCATGACAGTGAGGAAAGCCCTCACCTTGATCGGGGTCATCTGGGTCTGCTGCGGCATCTGCGGCGTGATGTTCATCATCTACTCCGAGAGCAAGATGGTCATCGTGTGTCTCATTACCATGTTCTTCGCCATGGTGCTCCTCATGGGCACCCTATACATCCACATGTTCCTCTTCGCCAGGCTCCACGTCCAGCGCATCGCagtgctgccccctgctggcgGGGTGGCCCCACAGCAGCACTCCTGCATGAAGGGGGCTGTCACCATCACTATCCTGCTGGGTGTTTTCATCTTCTGCTGGGCGCCTTTCTTCCTCCACCTGGTCCTCATCATCACCTGCCCCACCAATCCCTACTGCATCTGCTACACGGCCCATTTCAACACCTACCTGGTTCTCATCATGTGCAACTCCGTCATCGACCCCCTCATCTACGCCTTCCGCAGCCTGGAGCTGCGGAACACGTTCAAGGAGATTCTCTGCGGCTGCAACGGCATGAACTTGGGCTAGGATGCCCGTGGAGGTGCTCCACATCCAGCCGAGAGACAAAAACAACGCTCAGACAGGACGTAAAGGGTGTTAGGAGCTGGAACTGTGCTTGGCTTCGTCTGTAAGCTCGTGGCCCTTTGCAGAGGGGACACGGCGTAGGATGGGCTGTCTGTGAGGATCTGTGTGTGGGTAAGTCAGTTTGATCTAGCACATAGCCTGGAAGAATCAGATAAGGTAGCCCTGAGTGTCATCTGTGTTCATTGCTAGGCACCCAGGGCTTGTGGCCCCTGCCTGCTCGTTGGCTTTGTACCAGTAACTCTGTGCTTCAAGCCAACCAGACCGGAGAGCTCTCGTGAACAGAAAGAGTGCTTAGACTTCCGGCAAGCGTCCTGGCTCACAGCAGCCACCTCCTGCCCACTACGGGGAGAGCTTTGCACATATTCTGTGGGAGACTGAGTGAAGCCCTGAAAACAATGTGATATTCGCTGCTCCCTTCCAGAACTTATATCTGTGCCAGCCTCCCCGAACCCCTGCACAGAGACATGACGCCCTTCTCCCTGGGCCGTTCGTTGTCatggttgttattgttgctggAGTTTTGTTCGTTAAAATCTAAGCTTCAAAACCTACTGTATCAAAGTGCTCTAGTCAGTGGGAGGTCCTAGGATCCTGGCCATTGCAAGGTAGATGTTACTCTTTtaagaacaaagcaaacaaacaaacaaacaaacaaaacaatggtcTGCTACTGttgtgtctctgcctttccaaGGCGAGGAAAGTGCAGGCAGGAAGGTGTGCGTTTCACTAGAAACTGCCTTGCTGCCGTTGGTGATCATTTGAGCAGCAGGGTCTGCCTCCTGCTCTTTCCTTACTTACTCCCAGGCTCCTTTCCGGCTCCTGGTAAGGGCGTGTCTATCAAGTGGTTATTTTAACATCATTTATAAGAGAGGCTGTCTTGGCTGTTGCTTCTTTTGCTAGATGCCGTGTTAAAGTCAAATGACCCTGTCGGCAACTTCTGTAACCCTGTCAAGTAAAGCAGTCACTCCCACCACTGCGGGGCAAGAAGATGTACATGCAGGCTTGCTGTATAACACCGCTGTGTGCTGCTGGCAACAGCCAGATCCCTTCTTGCCCTAGACAACTTCAGCTCGTGATATCTCCCTTGGTTTGTGTTCTCCTGCTCTTGAATACATGAGGTGGAGGGACCGTGCTTGAATTTTTCCTGCTATCATGATTACAGACATCATTTGTTTCTTGCTTTAATCGTGATGCTTGGGGGATAATAAAGGCTTTGGTTCCAGTGACCACAAAACACGTGTGAGAATGTGGTGCGCCCCCGGAGTCACCCTGTGCTTCCCACAAACAGACACAGCACAGGATCCATGCAGATGGTATTAAAAGAGTGTTGAGGGCAGGGGAGGTGGGTCGGTGGTTAAGAGCGTTGGCTGTTCTTGGCAGAAGGCtggggttccattcccagaacccacatcgtggctcagaaccatttgtaactctagttccaggtcTGACATCcgtttctggcctctgagggcactgcatgcatgtggtgcacagacatccatTCAGACAAagaacccacatacataaaataaagataaatcaaCCTTAAAAGTAATATGGGTAAGAGAGCAGTGTTTGctaatgcttttttttatttatttatttatttatttatttatttattttagccaaACCACAAAACTCTCCCATTTAGTTCCCCAAATTACCAGGCTTCTGGCTCCTCAGCCACTGCCAGTCCTCATGGTTTCAATAAAACACGAAATAAAAGGAACTGTGGGTAGCTACTCAGAAAGCAAATACAGAAGATGGGAAAATCATAACCACGGGAACATCCATAGGAACCGCAATGACCTTGCTCtgagaaaacaagacagagagaAGTCACTTTTCCTGTTTTCGCATTGCTTGTCACATTGTCTCATCGTTGCCTGTCAGCAAATCTGTAAGTGGTGAACGCACGCAGTCCCAGGGACCTGAAGCACTGTGAGGACTCCTGGAGAGCCCCGTGTGGCGTGCCCTGTGTCTACCTGGTGTGGtgtgtcctgtgtcctgatgCTGATGTCTTTTAGCACCAACAAGTTGCTGTCAACAGATAGTCAAACTGGACCCACTTCTTACTGTGAGCATCCGTTCCTGGGGGTTCATCAGACAAGAACACCCTAAGAATCACCCAGCTTCTTTCCCAAGTGTACACTCTGCCTCTGTAGGTCTAAATGGGATTCTGAAATAAGATGCTGCTGTGTCTGACTCGCCCCCGCCCCCTGGGATTTGGCTGCTGGTCAGAGGACCTCACTTTTAGTAGAGTGGGCTTGGAAGACTTTCAGGCACGCCTGGTGCAAGTCTTCAGAGCGCTGGCCCGTGCCAGGAGCTGAGAAAGAGCTCTATAGGCATTTACTACGTGCACCCTTGCCACCCTACAAGACAGATGCTGTGGCAAGCTACACGCTACAGATGTCTGAAATTCAGGTTAAGGAGGTTTCCGAGGTAACTCAGCGGATTAACACACACAAGGAGATTCTACCTCAAGCTGTGCAGCCCTCGTCCACTCTCAGCCTTGTCGTGGGTCGAGTGTGAAATGCCTGCCACAGCTCATAGGTTTAGACACTTGACCCTCAGTAAGCGGTGCTGTTTTGGAAGGTTGTGTCAAAGTAGGGCCCAGCTGGAGCAAGTGATTTGGAAACCCAGCCTCAATTCCTGGctgttctttgcttcctggcacgtggccagctgcctcagactcctgccACAGTGGCTCTCTCACCGGGATGGTACAGCCTCTAACTGTGAGGCAAAATAACCACCCCTCTGTTAAATTGCATTTGTCGGGTGtttggtcacagtgatgagaagAATAATATGCAGGCTTCGGTACCCTCCTCACAGAAAGAAGCTGGGGATGCCTGAATTGGCCCTGAATGACATCAGAGTGTACGTTCCCATGTTAGAAGGGTTCAGTGCATGTTCTCACCACGTTATGAAGGCTTGGTGAGTTTCCAGAAAGACAAGTTAGGATGAAGAGCCAcaactaattattttatttagtgtaaTTTTCCAAAAGTGTGTGTGGCCCCGGGGGAGCACAGAAGAGGTGAGTCCGAGTCTACTCAAGCTCTCGCTGACTGCTTTTCCTCAGGAAGACAACCTTGGACATCTCCTTCTACAGTCCATCTCAGATCTTGTGAGGGAGCCCATGGGATGCTGGGACTCAGGTAGGGAGGGGCATAATCTCCCTCCATCTAAAGCACTGGCCCATGGCAgcactctgcctgcctgctgcctggacCAAGGGAGGTagtagctctctgtctctctgtctctctctcaatctctctgtctctgcatgcatgtgtgtgtgtgtgtgtgtgtgcctgtgtgtctgtgggtgggtgggtctctgtgtatgtgtctctgtgtgtatgtatgtatctacctccctcacttcctcctttccctcaacAAAAGGCACTAAAAGCCCTAACTTCAGGAAACCAAGTATGCCATGATATACAGCTTCCCACTGTATCTTAGTGAAATCAGTTCTTCCTCGGAACCAGGAGTCCTAAGGGTTTGATCTCTACAGTATTGTACCCCCTCCTTGTTCCTAGACTCTAATCCGCCCTGCCCAGACCTTTGCTGCTTCTGTTGCCTTTCTCTGAACTCTCTTCCCGAGATCCACCCATGATTAGGTTCTTATGGACCCTGCCATTTCCACCTCGTGGTTGAATCCGTTCCCAGCCTCCCTGTCTGCAGCTGCATCCATTCCCAGACTCCCTGTCACCTGCTGCATCTGATGCCAGCTTCCCTCTCTGTGTATCcatttccagcctccctctctctgaaTCTGTTCCCAGCCTCCCTGTCACCTGCTGCATCCATTCGCATCCGCCTCATCTCACTGCACACCTTACGGCTGGCGTACccacatttctgttcatttgATCTCCGCCTGTGTCTTCCACGAGAAAGCAAGGTGTGGTGGataaaataataactaagaaATGGTCattgaagctgggcgtggtggcgcacgcctttaatcccagcacttgggaggcagaggcaggcggatttctgagttcaaggccacccctggtctacagagtgagttccaggacagccagagttatacagagaaaccctgtctccaaaagccaaaataatagtaataataaataaaaataaaataaaataaaataaaaagaaatggtcaTTGAACACGAGAGTTATTGATGCtcgaggcaggcatggtgcacacctttaatcccagcactggggaggcagaagcaggcagatctctgaattccaggttagtctgatctatatagtgagaccctgtctcaagcaagccAAGTACATGCCCAGATTTGACCGAGAGACTACAACCTACCGCGTGGCCTCGTGTTTTGGTGAGCATATTAGTTATCTCTGCTTACCACACGCCAGTCTAGCCAACACGGCACGGCACGTTCCAGATtaaagtgagagaccctgtctgaagaaTCAAAGTGGAGAGTAGCTGAAGGACAGCCAAGCTTGACCACtagccttcacatgcacacacacacacacacttacacattcaTAGCCACACACGTACATCTATCCCCAGGAGAGGCATTCTCAGCAGGTCTAGCTTTATGATTGGCATCCTTCCGTTGACCTGGTCAGTGTTTGGAGCAGCTTCAGGAAGCCTTGGCACTGCATCCCAGCAAAGTTTGTCAGTCTCAGCAACACAGACATCAATCTGGAGCCATAGTATCCTTTTCTGCAACCAGGCATCTTGTGCAAGGCAGGGTGTGGAGCAACATCCCTGGCCTCTGCGCAcgcgcatgtacacacatacacacacacacacacacacacacacacacacactcaagatgCCAGGAGCACCATAATGTTATGTGACATGTGTCAGCTATAGCTCCAGATGTTGCAAATACCCCTGGAGGGCCAGGTCACCCCCAGGTGAGAGCCACTGCATGGCTCCTTCTCTTATCTGCTTCTTTCCTGGTGATCCCAGGGATAGACTGCCTTCCGTGGGGGTCTAGCTCTGTGCAGGCTGTCATGGTGACATGTGTGCATTTCAGACACTGCCCCTGGAAAAGACTGCCAATGTGTCTGGTCAGATAACCCAGTTCAAGAGGCCATTGGTATAATGCaggctgtgttgctttggctCTGAGCTGCTGTACTCAGTCAACTGGGATGCGCTCATGGACCCCAGGAAAGCTCCCAGACCCTGTAGGATTCTCTGCCAGGAAAGCTAGCCAACAGAATAATCTGTTAGTTTATCTTCCAGGCTCTAAGATAAGCTAGAAATACCCTGTTGATAAGAGAACTACATATTCAACAGGTGTAGGCAACAAACACTTCAACACCCAGAACCTTCTTTGGAATTTGGTTTCCAGTCTCCAAACTCAGACCCATATTTGAGTCCTGTGTCTTCCACTGCTGCATGCTACTCACTGACGTTTGCCTATTGGGCAGTTACTTTTTGTAGCTATGGTTCAAGACTAGACTAGctttaaaggaaaggaaggaaagggctggtgtatggctcagtggtagaacacttgccttaTGTGAGCAAAGCTCTACATTATGAACTAGTGGGCCCCAAGGCAGCAAGATACTCTGCCAAGAAAACCAAAGGGCATAGTGACTGGAAAACAGCCAAGATTGCCCTCTGGGCATACATGCCCAAACACACTCACTATACACACATGCTAACACACTCACTATGCATACGTACAGACACACTCACTATGCACACATGCTGACACATTcactatgcacacatgcagacacactcactatacacacatgcagacacactcaCTATNNNNNNNNNNNNNNNNNNNNNNNNNNNNNNNNNNNNNNNNNNNNNNNNNNNNNNNNNNNNNNNNNNNNNNNNNNNNNNNNNNNNNNNNNNNNNNNNNNNNNNNNNNNNNNNNNNNNNNNNNNNNNNNNNNNNNNNNNNNNNNNNNNNNNNNNNNNNNNNNNNNNNNNNNNNNNNNNNNNNNNNNNNNNNNNNNNNNNNNNNNNNNNNNNNNNNNNNNNNNNNNNNNNNNNNNNNNNNNNNNNNNNNNNNNNNNNNNNNNNNNNNNNNNNNNNNNNNNNNNNNNNNNNNNNNNNNNNNNNNNNNNNNNNNNNNNNNNNNNNNNNNNNNNNNNNNNNNNNNNNNNNNNNNNNNNNNNNNNNNNNNNNNNNNNNNNNNNNNNNNNNNNNNNNNNNNNNNNNNNNNNNNNNNNNNNNNNNNNNNNNNNNNNNNNNNNNNNNNNNNNNNNNNNNNNNNNNNNNNNNNNNNNNNNNNNNNNNNNNNNNNNNNNNNNNNNNNNNNNNNNNNNNNNNNNNNNNNNNNNNNNNNNNNNNNNNNNNNNNNNNNNNNNNNNNNNNNNNNNNNNNNNNNNNNcacacacacacacacacacacacacacacacacacatacaccgtTACCATATTACACTCAGTGCATGCCCCTTAGGCCTTCACAGACATGAATGAAGGCTGAAACCCCTGGAACCTTGCCAAGATGAAATCTCTGATCCACGGGACTGGGCCAGGCCTGGTGCTCTGCATTTCTAACAAGTGCTGGCTTAGCAGTGATGCTCCAGGCTGAGACTCACACTTAGCCAAGCAAGGCCTCCCTTGTAGGAGATCTGAGAGCAAGATGGGACAATTTCTCGCTGCTGAAAATCAATCACAGCAAGGGTGGCTTTCTTGCAAAGCAAAATGTAGTTTTGAGACACACTGGTTGTCTCAAAGCCAACCCTCAGGAAATCCAAAGGATCACgattaaataaaattgttatgAGCTGTCCTTCTTGAGgaatcatcttcatcatctttcCCCTAACTTCCGGGAGCCTCTGTCTATGTGGTAGCAGCTTGTCTGAGGTAAAATGAAGCAAATGAGTTACCAGCATTCCAGACATGCGTGTGACTCACCAACATGGCCCTTCTGTTGAGTCATTTATTCTAGATGACTCTGTcagttataaaagaaagtatcagAAAACCCCAGAAAGGATGAAAACAAGCCAGCAGGACAGCAAAGGCAAGACAAGAGAGAGAATTCTAGGAAGGTGAGGCAGCCCTTCCTATGAGAAGCCACACCCACAATCCTTCTCTTAGTAaccaccccaacccacccagggAAGCAAGTGCAAGGTCACCCTCAACCACGTACAAGGTTAAGGGCAGTCTGGGCTCTTCCTAAAGCCAGTAAGAAATAAGAGCTCACGCCACACTCTGAGGATCAAGAGACAGCACGCCGCATTCATTTTTTACTTCAATCAAATTCTAACAGCTTCGATTTACTTGAGACTGAGCCAAGAGCCTTCCACTTGGAAAGAAGAATTCTTTACACCCTTGGTATCTAGAGCCTGATGCTGTGTCATCCAGCGCTTCCTCTAGATCCCAAGATGCCTCTCTCCCCTTGGCTTCTTCCTTGCACTTGGGTGATGGTGGGTGAGACGTTCTCCTGACACTCGCTCCTGCCCACTCCATCTCATTCACACACTCCCactcattcccccacccccaccccccagtcatCAcaggtttgaacacttggtttccaGCTGGTAGTtctgtcttctcccctcccctcccctccccccttcctctccctcttttctgaTCCACCCAGAGGAGAACTAAAGTGTTGTTCCCACTGCCCCAGCTGGAGCCACTCCTGCTACTGTCCCTCCCCACTGTGGTGGGCTGTTCCCTCAAAGTGTGACGAAGAACAAACTCCTTAGGTTGCTCCTTACCTGGAATTTAGTCCagcaagaagaaaactgactgatGGAGTAGCCAAGGACACTGAACGCTGTCAGCACACTGGCCTCAGCAGAAAACCAGAGACGCTACCCCAAACTTCCCTATCACAGGCCTTATAGAAATAGTCAAATAGAAATCACTCTTTGGGTCAATTA
It encodes the following:
- the Mc3r gene encoding melanocortin receptor 3 — encoded protein: MNSSCCLSSVYPMLPNLSEHPAAPPASNRSGSGFCEQVFIKPEVFLALGIVSLMENILVILAVVRNGNLHSPMYFFLCSLAAADMLVSLSNSLETIMIAVINSDSLTLEDQFIQHMDNIFDSMICISLVASICNLLAIAVDRYVTIFYALRYHSIMTVRKALTLIGVIWVCCGICGVMFIIYSESKMVIVCLITMFFAMVLLMGTLYIHMFLFARLHVQRIAVLPPAGGVAPQQHSCMKGAVTITILLGVFIFCWAPFFLHLVLIITCPTNPYCICYTAHFNTYLVLIMCNSVIDPLIYAFRSLELRNTFKEILCGCNGMNLG